From one Pieris brassicae chromosome 5, ilPieBrab1.1, whole genome shotgun sequence genomic stretch:
- the LOC123710070 gene encoding TAR DNA-binding protein 43-like, with translation MSIEYVVVSEGEQDEPIELPTEEDGSLLLSTIAAQFAGASGLKYRAGGRLRGLRLADEHVLPPAEGWAAHRYFCAFPRNDSATAALRPRCSDLIVLGLPWKTSEEAVRDYFTAFGELLMVQVKRDTKTGLSKGFGFIKFADYEAQMRALGRRHMIDGRWCDVRIPNSKEGGSAAHRKVFVGRCTESLTADDLREYFGSFGQVTDVFVPKPFRAFSFVTFLDPEVAQSLCGQDHIIKGVSVNISSASPKRERGARSQLMGWGLVEGTPRVYSWPPDAWHHSAHSAPLTDTKPYLKYE, from the coding sequence ATGTCGATAGAGTACGTGGTAGTGAGCGAGGGCGAACAAGATGAGCCCATCGAACTGCCGACGGAGGAGGATGGTTCCCTGTTACTGAGTACTATAGCGGCGCAGTTTGCTGGTGCCAGTGGGCTCAAGTACCGTGCTGGTGGGAGGCTACGTGGACTACGGCTGGCAGATGAGCATGTCCTACCGCCGGCAGAAGGATGGGCAGCACACCGTTACTTCTGTGCTTTCCCGCGCAACGACTCGGCGACGGCAGCATTGCGACCGCGGTGCTCGGACCTCATTGTTCTCGGCCTACCGTGGAAGACCAGTGAAGAAGCCGTACGAGACTATTTTACAGCATTTGGTGAACTGCTAATGGTGCAAGTAAAGCGTGATACAAAAACGGGCTTGTCAAAAGGATTTGGTTTTATTAAGTTTGCTGACTATGAAGCTCAGATGAGAGCCCTTGGAAGACGACATATGATAGATGGGCGTTGGTGTGATGTTCGTATTCCTAATAGTAAAGAAGGTGGATCAGCAGCTCACAGGAAAGTGTTTGTGGGACGGTGCACAGAGAGCCTCACGGCAGATGATCTTCGAGAATATTTTGGTTCATTTGGTCAGGTGACCGATGTATTTGTTCCTAAACCATTTCGTGCTTTTAGTTTTGTCACATTTTTAGACCCTGAGGTTGCTCAATCTCTCTGTGGACAAGACCATATTATTAAAGGTGTGTCAGTGAACATCTCAAGTGCGTCACCAAAGCGTGAACGTGGTGCACGGTCCCAGCTTATGGGGTGGGGACTGGTGGAGGGTACTCCTCGGGTCTACAGCTGGCCCCCTGATGCTTGGCACCATTCAGCCCATTCTGCTCCACTCACTGACACCAAACCCTACCTCAAGTATGAGTGA
- the LOC123709912 gene encoding serine/threonine-protein kinase MAK isoform X1 has protein sequence MNRYLVLHQLGDGTYGSVVLAQRRDTGEKVAIKRMKRKYYSWDEAMNLREVKSLKKLNHANIVKLREVIRENDTLYFVFEYMRGNLYQLIRDSDRPLPEPALRNITFQVLQGLAHMHRHGFFHRDLKPENLLCAGPELVKIADLGLARETRSRPPYTEYVSTRWYRAPEVLLRDPHYGAPIDLWALGCIIAELYTSRPLLPGNSEIDQLHKMCAVLGTPNWPEGHALAASLRIRLPASTGIPLARAVPRASAAALALLAALLRFPPGERPTATQALRYPYFAVGTALVLGPPATQPRRNNHYEDEKIAPSAVLEMDPSRKTGLTTRAYVATTYYDQFAHVLGGKLVKSGGRDAAGSGAGANMETERAACAYFGATRYVTGARVDTSLFRSLPLQSLKEAAALGSNPSRVDWAAKYLR, from the exons ATGAACCGGTATCTTGTGCTGCATCAGCTCGGTGACGGTACATACGGGTCAGTTGTGCTTGCGCAACGCAGAGATACTGGAGAAAAGGTGGCTATCAAACGCATGAAACGAAAGTATTACTCTTGGGACGAAGCTATGAACCTTCGCGAGGTTAAATCTTTAAAGAAACTGAATCATGCCAATATTGTGAAACTGCGCGAGGTCATCAGAGAGAATGATACCCTGTACTTCGTATTCGAGTATATGCGTGGTAATTTGTACCAGCTTATTCGAGATTCCGATCGACCGTTGCCAGAACCGGCGCTACGCAACATCACATTCCAAGTACTACAGGGGCTTGCTCACATGCATCGCCATGGCTTCTTTCACCGCGACCTCAAACCAGAGAATTTACTTTGCGCCGGTCCTGAGCTCGTTAAAATAGCCGATCTTGGACTGGCAAGAGAGACTCGTTCTCGTCCACCTTACACTGAATATGTGTCTACCCGCTGGTACCGGGCGCCGGAGGTACTGCTCCGCGACCCCCACTACGGCGCGCCTATAGATCTCTGGGCACTGGGGTGTATTATTGCCGAGTTGTATACGAGCCGCCCGTTGTTGCCTGGGAATTCGGAAATTGACCAACTACATAAAATGTGCGCAGTACTAGGAACACCCAACTGGCCCGAAGGTCATGCCCTGGCTGCATCGCTGCGCATACGGTTACCAGCAAGTACGGGCATTCCGCTAGCACGCGCCGTGCCCCGTGCTTCCGCTGCAGCACTAGCGCTACTCGCTGCACTTCTGCGCTTCCCACCCGGAGAACGTCCAACCGCCACTCAGGCACTCAG ATATCCTTATTTTGCAGTAGGCACTGCCTTAGTACTGGGACCTCCGGCTACACAACCTAGAAG GAACAATCATTATGAAGATGAGAAAATAGCCCCGTCAGCGGTCCTCGAGATGGATCCATCCCGCAAAACGGGTCTAACTACACGAGCATATGTTGCGACAACATACTATGATCAATTTGCGCATGTGTTAGG AGGAAAATTGGTGAAAAGTGGCGGACGTGATGCGGCAGGTAGTGGAGCTGGAGCTAACATGGAAACGGAGCGAGCAGCATGTGCCTATTTTGGAGCCACACGGTATGTAACTGGCGCTCGGGTCGATACCTCCTTGTTCCGCAGCCTACCATTACAGTCGCTAAAAG AGGCTGCGGCATTGGGAAGCAATCCATCACGAGTGGACTGGGCCGCCAAGTACTTGCGATGA
- the LOC123709912 gene encoding serine/threonine-protein kinase MAK isoform X2: MNRYLVLHQLGDGTYGSVVLAQRRDTGEKVAIKRMKRKYYSWDEAMNLREVKSLKKLNHANIVKLREVIRENDTLYFVFEYMRGNLYQLIRDSDRPLPEPALRNITFQVLQGLAHMHRHGFFHRDLKPENLLCAGPELVKIADLGLARETRSRPPYTEYVSTRWYRAPEVLLRDPHYGAPIDLWALGCIIAELYTSRPLLPGNSEIDQLHKMCAVLGTPNWPEGHALAASLRIRLPASTGIPLARAVPRASAAALALLAALLRFPPGERPTATQALRYPYFAVGTALVLGPPATQPRRNNHYEDEKIAPSAVLEMDPSRKTGLTTRAYVATTYYDQFAHVLG; the protein is encoded by the exons ATGAACCGGTATCTTGTGCTGCATCAGCTCGGTGACGGTACATACGGGTCAGTTGTGCTTGCGCAACGCAGAGATACTGGAGAAAAGGTGGCTATCAAACGCATGAAACGAAAGTATTACTCTTGGGACGAAGCTATGAACCTTCGCGAGGTTAAATCTTTAAAGAAACTGAATCATGCCAATATTGTGAAACTGCGCGAGGTCATCAGAGAGAATGATACCCTGTACTTCGTATTCGAGTATATGCGTGGTAATTTGTACCAGCTTATTCGAGATTCCGATCGACCGTTGCCAGAACCGGCGCTACGCAACATCACATTCCAAGTACTACAGGGGCTTGCTCACATGCATCGCCATGGCTTCTTTCACCGCGACCTCAAACCAGAGAATTTACTTTGCGCCGGTCCTGAGCTCGTTAAAATAGCCGATCTTGGACTGGCAAGAGAGACTCGTTCTCGTCCACCTTACACTGAATATGTGTCTACCCGCTGGTACCGGGCGCCGGAGGTACTGCTCCGCGACCCCCACTACGGCGCGCCTATAGATCTCTGGGCACTGGGGTGTATTATTGCCGAGTTGTATACGAGCCGCCCGTTGTTGCCTGGGAATTCGGAAATTGACCAACTACATAAAATGTGCGCAGTACTAGGAACACCCAACTGGCCCGAAGGTCATGCCCTGGCTGCATCGCTGCGCATACGGTTACCAGCAAGTACGGGCATTCCGCTAGCACGCGCCGTGCCCCGTGCTTCCGCTGCAGCACTAGCGCTACTCGCTGCACTTCTGCGCTTCCCACCCGGAGAACGTCCAACCGCCACTCAGGCACTCAG ATATCCTTATTTTGCAGTAGGCACTGCCTTAGTACTGGGACCTCCGGCTACACAACCTAGAAG GAACAATCATTATGAAGATGAGAAAATAGCCCCGTCAGCGGTCCTCGAGATGGATCCATCCCGCAAAACGGGTCTAACTACACGAGCATATGTTGCGACAACATACTATGATCAATTTGCGCATGTGTTAGG GTAG
- the LOC123709430 gene encoding tryptophan--tRNA ligase, mitochondrial isoform X1, with protein sequence MYILRKAFIHVKRYARICKFSTQGCCRQKYTSDVNPLEPNNTIIGAEEDGRWPRRIVSGLQPTGALHVGNYFAAVRRCIQLQERGQDVMLFIADLHALTTKQVNPAAMQDNTLQLTAYLLASGLDPARTVLFAQSAVPRHAELCWVLTCLATQARLAHLPQYRERTAGGGDLGAGLLLYPVLQAADVLLYRATHVPVGADQLQHLQLAALLARTFRHRYGSAFPTPRALLPDDGSDRVRSLRDPAKKMSKSDPDPKSRIALADSDDAIRAKIKKAVTDFTPQVTFDPATRPGVSNLVLLQCLAEDKTPEEVTDEAEGLTTAQYKRVVAEALVSVLGPIRARAEELQSRPRLLRDVLRHGAARARRRADAVYADVAALTGLAPVELVEADKKLKVA encoded by the exons atgtatatattaagaaaagctTTTATTCACGTGAAAAGATACGCTCGTATATGCAAATTCAGCACACAGGGTTGTTGTCGGCAG AAGTATACTTCAGATGTTAACCCACTTGAGCCAAATAATACCATTATTGGTGCAGAAGAAGATGGAAGATGGCCTAGAAGAATAGTGTCAGGTTTACAACCAACCGGAGCCTTGCATGTTGGTAATTACTTTGCTGCAGTGCGCCGCTGTATACAGTTGCAAGAGCGAGGACAAGATGTGATGTTGTTTATTGCAGATTTGCATGCTTTGACCACAAAacag GTGAACCCGGCCGCGATGCAAGACAACACACTGCAGTTGACGGCATACCTGCTGGCGAGCGGCTTGGACCCGGCGCGCACCGTTCTGTTCGCGCAGTCGGCCGTGCCCCGACACGCCGAGCTCTGCTGGGTGTTGACTTGCCTAGCCACGCAGGCCCGCCTCGCACATCTGCCCCAGTACCGCGAACGCACGGCCGGCGGCGGCGACCTCGGCGCCGGGCTGCTGCTGTACCCGGTGCTGCAAGCGGCAGACGTGCTGCTATACCGCGCGACGCACGTGCCCGTCGGCGCCGATCAGCTGCAGCACCTGCAGCTGGCCGCGCTGCTCGCGCGCACGTTTCGGCACCGCTACGGCTCCGCCTTTCCGACGCCGCGCGCGCTGCTGCCCGACGACGGCAGCGACCGCGTGCGCAGCCTGCGCGACCCCGCCAAGAAGATGTCCAAGTCCGACCCGGATCCCAAGTCGCGCATCGCGCTCGCCGACTCGGACGACGCCATCCGCGCAAAGATCAAAAAGGCCGTCACCGACTTTACGCCTCAA GTGACGTTCGACCCGGCGACGAGGCCGGGAGTGTCCAACCTGGTGCTGCTGCAGTGCCTGGCCGAGGACAAGACGCCCGAAGAGGTCACCGACGAGGCGGAGGGACTGACGACGGCGCAGTATAAGCGCGTAGTGGCCGAAGCACTGGTTTCCGTGCTCGGCCCGATACGCGCGCGCGCCGAGGAGCTGCAGTCGCGGCCGCGGTTACTGCGCGACGTGCTGCGCCACGGGGCGGCACGCGCTCGACGCCGGGCCGACGCCGTGTACGCCGACGTAGCCGCGCTCACGGGTCTGGCGCCGGTCGAGCTCGTGGAGGCCGACAAGAAGCTGAAGGTTGCGTAG
- the LOC123709430 gene encoding tryptophan--tRNA ligase, mitochondrial isoform X2 — MYILRKAFIHVKRYARICKFSTQGCCRQYTSDVNPLEPNNTIIGAEEDGRWPRRIVSGLQPTGALHVGNYFAAVRRCIQLQERGQDVMLFIADLHALTTKQVNPAAMQDNTLQLTAYLLASGLDPARTVLFAQSAVPRHAELCWVLTCLATQARLAHLPQYRERTAGGGDLGAGLLLYPVLQAADVLLYRATHVPVGADQLQHLQLAALLARTFRHRYGSAFPTPRALLPDDGSDRVRSLRDPAKKMSKSDPDPKSRIALADSDDAIRAKIKKAVTDFTPQVTFDPATRPGVSNLVLLQCLAEDKTPEEVTDEAEGLTTAQYKRVVAEALVSVLGPIRARAEELQSRPRLLRDVLRHGAARARRRADAVYADVAALTGLAPVELVEADKKLKVA; from the exons atgtatatattaagaaaagctTTTATTCACGTGAAAAGATACGCTCGTATATGCAAATTCAGCACACAGGGTTGTTGTCGGCAG TATACTTCAGATGTTAACCCACTTGAGCCAAATAATACCATTATTGGTGCAGAAGAAGATGGAAGATGGCCTAGAAGAATAGTGTCAGGTTTACAACCAACCGGAGCCTTGCATGTTGGTAATTACTTTGCTGCAGTGCGCCGCTGTATACAGTTGCAAGAGCGAGGACAAGATGTGATGTTGTTTATTGCAGATTTGCATGCTTTGACCACAAAacag GTGAACCCGGCCGCGATGCAAGACAACACACTGCAGTTGACGGCATACCTGCTGGCGAGCGGCTTGGACCCGGCGCGCACCGTTCTGTTCGCGCAGTCGGCCGTGCCCCGACACGCCGAGCTCTGCTGGGTGTTGACTTGCCTAGCCACGCAGGCCCGCCTCGCACATCTGCCCCAGTACCGCGAACGCACGGCCGGCGGCGGCGACCTCGGCGCCGGGCTGCTGCTGTACCCGGTGCTGCAAGCGGCAGACGTGCTGCTATACCGCGCGACGCACGTGCCCGTCGGCGCCGATCAGCTGCAGCACCTGCAGCTGGCCGCGCTGCTCGCGCGCACGTTTCGGCACCGCTACGGCTCCGCCTTTCCGACGCCGCGCGCGCTGCTGCCCGACGACGGCAGCGACCGCGTGCGCAGCCTGCGCGACCCCGCCAAGAAGATGTCCAAGTCCGACCCGGATCCCAAGTCGCGCATCGCGCTCGCCGACTCGGACGACGCCATCCGCGCAAAGATCAAAAAGGCCGTCACCGACTTTACGCCTCAA GTGACGTTCGACCCGGCGACGAGGCCGGGAGTGTCCAACCTGGTGCTGCTGCAGTGCCTGGCCGAGGACAAGACGCCCGAAGAGGTCACCGACGAGGCGGAGGGACTGACGACGGCGCAGTATAAGCGCGTAGTGGCCGAAGCACTGGTTTCCGTGCTCGGCCCGATACGCGCGCGCGCCGAGGAGCTGCAGTCGCGGCCGCGGTTACTGCGCGACGTGCTGCGCCACGGGGCGGCACGCGCTCGACGCCGGGCCGACGCCGTGTACGCCGACGTAGCCGCGCTCACGGGTCTGGCGCCGGTCGAGCTCGTGGAGGCCGACAAGAAGCTGAAGGTTGCGTAG
- the LOC123709433 gene encoding uncharacterized protein LOC123709433 produces the protein MNSALSRSRVSAEQLDLLLTFMEEHRDFAAGKQSIYSRFSASKLWRLLAERLNAAAADTGGARKSPDKWCRYWADVKYKARKKCAAGGALGDLSTAEERLQNILSCKNDLNAVSGGAAASDEERKALDEDMCSEGSAPLATDELLAEAAMRTALAAEKQAEAVVHAVDLLRDLVTLLRERPPAPPPAPHDHLAMQHQHHHPL, from the exons ATGAACTCAGCGCTGTCCAGGAGCAGAGTAAGTGCAGAACAACTGGATCTGCTATTGACTTTTATGGAAGAGCACCGTGACTTTGCAGCAGGCAAACAGTCGATATATTCTCGCTTTAGCGCTAGTAAACTGTGGCGGCTTCTCGCCGAGAGATTAAACGCCGCGGCGGCAGATACGGGTGGTGCTCGGAAATCACCAGATAAGTGGTGTCGCTACTGGGCGGACGTTAAATATAAAGCAAGAAAGAAGTGTGCCGCCGGAGGTGCACTAGGTGACCTCTCCACTGCAGAGGAGCGCTTACAGAATATTCTTAGTTGTAAAAACGATT TGAACGCGGTGTCGGGCGGCGCGGCGGCTTCGGACGAGGAGCGCAAGGCTCTCGACGAGGACATGTGCTCGGAAGGTTCCGCGCCGTTGGCCACCGACGAGTTGCTGGCCGAAGCCGCCATGCGTACCGCTCTGGCCGCCGAAAAGCAGGCCGAGGCTGTCGTGCACGCCGTGGATCTGCTACGGGACCTCGTGACGCTGCTGCGCGAACGACCCCCCGCACCACCGCCTGCTCCCCACGACCACCTAGCCATGCAGCACCAGCACCATCACCCGCTCTGA
- the LOC123709432 gene encoding reticulon-4-interacting protein 1, mitochondrial: MSGVGARMAAWRAHAYGGVGELRLESARVPPLRSADDLLVRVAAASLNPIDLAMLDGYGSRILNTLRRLEGADVEFPLVPGRDFSGVVVRAGRGARLQPGTRVWGVLPPHRPGALAEYVAVPSRWAGPAPVALDPLAAAGALYAGLTAASALRIAGLAGASALGARVLLLGLGGVGAAALQLLVRGGARVAVSCANEQAAEALELGAVAALHRGEPDYDERVAASGPFEAVLDCGGVGGWAAAEAASRWGFSRYVTLTTPLLSECDSRGLMAGSVTALGALSAQTFGAMRGALARNREGPCPPHVRWAFFMPNASDIEMLRRLADRGQFRVSVQRVFGWREAPAAFAALAEGHARGKLLLDFNN; the protein is encoded by the exons ATGTCTGGAGTGGGAGCACGAATGGCTGCGTGGCGAGCTCACGCGTACGGGGGCGTCGGTGAGCTGAGACTCGAGAGCGCCCGCGTGCCTCCGCTCCGCAGCGCCGACGACCTTCTCGTGCGCGTCGCCGCTGCCTCGCTCAACCCTATCGATCTCGCCATGCTAG ATGGATACGGATCGCGCATATTGAACACGCTCAGACGTCTGGAGGGCGCAGACGTCGAGTTCCCGTTGGTGCCAGGGCGCGACTTCAGCGGCGTCGTAGTGCGGGCGGGTCGCGGGGCGCGACTGCAGCCCGGGACGCGCGTGTGGGGTGTCCTGCCGCCGCATCGTCCCGGCGCGCTCGCAGAATACGTCGCCGTGCCGTCGCGCTGGGCGGGGCCGGCGCCCGTCGCGCTCGATCCGCTCGCCGCGGCCGGAGCCCTGTATGCCGGCCTGACGGCCGCGAGCGCTTTGCGGATTGCCGGTCTAGCGGGAGCGTCCGCGCTGGGAGCGCGCGTGCTGCTGCTCGGGCTCGGGGGCGTCGGCGCGGCCGCGCTGCAGCTACTGGTGCGGGGCGGCGCTCGGGTGGCGGTGAGCTGCGCGAACGAGCAGGCGGCCGAGGCGCTCGAGCTCGGCGCCGTCGCGGCGCTTCACCGCGGCGAACCGGACTACGACGAGAGGGTGGCCGCCTCGGGCCCCTTCGAGGCGGTGCTCGACTGCGGCGGCGTCGGCGGCTGGGCGGCCGCGGAGGCCGCTTCCCGCTGGGGTTTCTCGCGGTACGTGACGCTGACGACGCCGCTTCTGAGCGAATGTGATTCGCGCGGGCTGATGGCGGGGAGCGTGACGGCGCTAGGGGCGCTGTCGGCGCAGACGTTCGGAGCGATGCGAGGCGCCCTGGCGCGGAACCGAGAGGGGCCCTGCCCGCCTCACGTGCGCTGGGCCTTCTTCATGCCGAACGCATCCGATATAGAGATGCTGAGACGGCTCGCCGACCGCGGGCAGTTCCGGGTGTCGGTGCAGCGCGTGTTCGGATGGCGAGAGGCGCCGGCGGCGTTCGCGGCGCTGGCCGAGGGACACGCCAGGGGCAAGCTGTTGCTGGACTTCAACAATTGA